ATAATTGacaacctaaatacctaacctaacctatgcctatatatatatatgcacaatatgctaatatattataatattaatttacatttaaaacaaatctgttttgaatgaactgcataaaaaaaattatgaatgcgtctgtggggtcgaccgctggatgtaatggactcgagtcgaggacgggttgagtggTTGTATGATAATTAATGTACAGTAGGCGAGTATTGAAATGTATAAAGTTATTTCACAAtccataataatattaataataataataatattataattattattattattatttaaatatacaaaagttctaataaagccactaacacgcatagcattttggtCCATAATTCTAATTTTTCCCGGAATACGACTCTTCAAATcgtttaacacccaggtacccattcactgctgggtgaacagagacatagAGTTAatacaaggggccagattcacgaagcagttacgcaagtacttacgaatgtgtacatctttcctcaatctttgacggctttggttacatttattaaacagtttacaagcatgaaaacatcccaatcaactgttgttattgttataaacagcctcctggtgcttcggagctcattaactgtttaataattataaacaaagccgccagagattgagaaaagatgtacaggttcgaaagtgcttgcgtaactgcttcgtgaatctggccccaggtggtggtgggtgtttagTAATGGTGATCACCACCATCTGCAGTTACTACTACAGATGGTGGAGACTCACCCAGGCAGACtcctggtccacacacacacacatacgggagCCGGcggcagagcggacagcacgctgtacacgtgatcctgtggtcccgggttcgatccccggcgagaaacgatgggtagactttctttcaccctatgctcctgttacctagcaataaatacgtacctgggagttagtcagctgtcacgggctgtcctggggtgtgtgtggtgtggaaaaaaatcaatagttagtaacagttgagaggcgggccgaaagaacagagctcaacccccgcaagcacaactaggtgaatacacacacgcacacacacacacacacacacacacacacacacacacacacacacacacacacacacacacacacacacacacacacacacacacacacagatggtggAGACTGACCCAGGGAGACCTATGCCATAGTGAAGACATACTCAGGTATGCTGCTCTATGTCAAAGAGACTTagaaaggagaggagagggaagcaTTTAACGTCCTTCCCAAGATGTACTCTGACCACCTTCCTCTGTTTCCCTTCCATCTGTTCTTCATACCTTCCTAATTCTTTCCCTTTGGTTTCCGTcccatacctctctctctctctctctctctctctctctctctctctctctctctctctctctctctctctctctctctctctctctctctctctctctctgtctctctctctctctgtctctctctctgtctctctctctctgtctctctctctgtctctctctctctctctgtctctctctctctctgtctctctctctccccctctctctctctctgtctctctctctccccctctgttCTTCATACCTTCCTAATTCTTTCCCTTTGGTTTCCGTcccatacctctctctctctctctctctctctctctctctctctctctctctctctctctctctctctctctctctctctctctctctctctctctctctctctctgtctctctctctctctgtctctctctctgtctctctctctctgtctctctctctgtctctctctctctctctgtctctctctctctctgtctctctctctccccctctgaaGACATAGTGAAGACATACTCAGGTATGCTGCTCTATGTCAAAGAGACTTagaaaggagaggagagggaagcaTTTAACGTCCTTCCCAAGATGTACTCTGACCACCTTCCTCTGTTTCCCTTCCATCTGTTCTTCATACCTTCCTAATTCTTTCCCTTTGGTTTCCGTcccatacctctctctctctctctctctctctctctctctctctctctctctctctctctctctctctctctctctctctctctctctctctctctctctctgtctctctctctctctgtctctctctctgtctctctctctctgtctctctctctgtctctctctctgtctctctctctctctctgtctctctctctctctgtctctctctctccccctctctctctctctctctctctctctctctctctctctctctctctctctctctctctctctctctctctctctctctgtctctctctgtctctctctctctctctctctctctctctctctctctctctctctctctctctctctctctctctctctctcttcctgctttatttctctattttccgcttctcTTAATTACGTTCCTCTTCATATATCATACTTTTCCTCTCGTTTTTACCCATCTTTCAACGCTCTCCTCTCAATACATTTTTTGTTACAGGTTATTGTTACAAAAAATATTTCCCCCGCTCACCGATCCACTTTTTCCCGGGTTCTTGAATTTTTGTGACAGTGAATATATTCTCTGGTGTGAGGCGCCGCGGCTCGTCAGAGGCACACGTTGTTAAGGCCCTCACAAACACACTTCTTTAATGCTTAAATTCTCATCACGTGGCCTtcaccacagagtagaacatctggctattgttatacaccacagagtagaacatctggctattgttatacaccacagagtagaacatctggctattgttatacaccacagagtagaacatctggctattgttatacaccacagagtagaacatctggctattgttatacaccacagagtagaacatctggctattgttatacaccacagagtagaacatctggctattgttatacaccacagagaagaacatctggctattgttatacaccacagagtagaacatctggctattgttatacaccacagagtagaacatctggctattgttatacaccacagagtagaacatctggctattgttatacaccacagagtagaacatctggctattgttatacaccacagagtagaacatctggctattgttatacaccacagagtagaacatctggctattgttatacaccacagagtagaacatctggctattgttatacaccacagagtagaacatctggctattgttatacaccacagagtagaacatctggctattgttatacaccacagagtagaacatctggctattgttatacaccacagagaagaacatctggctattgttatacaccacagagtagaacatctggctattgttatacaccacagagaagaacatctggctattgttatacactacAGAGTAGAACATCATCCTCTCACATGTTGCCCAAACTAAGAAGTAGTGGAGTTTCTGGGGCAGGTGTAGGCCACATGTGGAGTTTCTGGGGCAGGTGTAGGCCACATGTGGAGTTTCTGGGGCAGGTGTAGGCCACTTGTGGAGTTTCTGgggcaggtgtaggtcacatgtggagtctctggggcaggtgtaggtcacatgtggagtttctggggcaggtgtaggtcacatgtggagtctctggggcaggtgtaggtcacatgtggagtctctggggcaggtgtaggtcacatgtggagtctctggggcaggtgtaggtcacatgtggagtctctggggcaggtgtaggtcacatgtggagtctctggggcaggtgtaggccacatgtggagtctctgtggcaggtgtaggccacatgtggagtttctggggcaggtgtaggccacatgtggagtctctgggGCAGGTGTAGGCCACATGTGAAGTTTCTGGGGCAGGTGTAGGCCACATGTGGAGTTTCTGGGGCAGGTGTAGGCCACATGTGGAGTTTCTGGGGCAGGTGTAGGccacatgtggagtctctggggcaggtgtaggtcacatgtggagtctctggggcaggtgtaggccacatgtagagtctctggggcaggtgtaggccacatttggagtctctggggcaggtgtaggccacatgtggagtctctgagCCACGTGTAGGCCACATGTGAAGTCTCTGAGCCACGTGTAGGCcacatgtggagtctctgaggcaggtgtaggccacatgtggagtctctggggcaggtgtaggccacatgtggagtctctgggGCAGGTGTAGGCCACATGTGGAGTCTACAGCGAGGTGCAGGATGAGACCAGAGAGTCAATAGGAACcacacgtgtcaacacttacttcTCAGTTACGCTTACGCAAGTTAATTAAAAAGTGGCATGAGATCTACTCAGCCCAGCGCGCGGGCCCTTGAGACGATGAGACGCGGAAAGCAAATAAGATGGTGTGAACTTATCTGCCGTGAACATGTGTTTAGCGAAGTGAGCAGAGAGGCTTTCCTctgagagtgcctcactacaccagagtgcctcactacaccagagtgcctcactacaccagagtatctcactacaccagagtgcctcactacaccagagtgccccgCTGCTGCACCAGAGTGCCGCGCTGCTGCGCCAGAGTGCCTCGCTCCTGCGCCAGAGTGCCTCGCTGCTGCGCCAGAGTGTATCGCTGCTgcgccagagtgcctcactgctGCGCCAGAGTGCCTCGCTGCTGCGCCAGAGTGCCTCGCTGCTGCGCCAGAGTGCCTCGCTGCTGCGCCAGAGTGCCTCGCTGCAGCGCCAGAGTGCCTCGCTGCTGCGCCAGAGTGCCTCGCTGCTGCGCCAGAGTGCCTCGCTGCTGCGCCAGAGTGCCTCGCTGCTGCGCCAGAGTGCCTTGCTGCACCACTAGTCGTTACGCAGTCTTAagtagggatcacttagctactgtgcaccgtattctgaggccactggtcgtcacagttgtcagtaagtaGGGATCACTTAGCAACTGTGTACGGTGTTCTGAGACCAGTATGGTTGCAACCCACAGgagtttggtgactcgcaccatcacgaggcttcctagtggtcgtcgtgtataaagagaaagaaggtttagaagaggagagaaagggtgcgcctaaagtcatgacccatcaacaaatggtcatcttccagcatcgcacttctctcgaaacaatgaATGATCACAATATATTGAGAATATTATAGTCATCCTCAAAAGATATATAAGAAACCAACACTACTGCCTACCTTTTGAGTGAAGGAGGACAAACAAATATATAGCATTAAATAATATCTTTTTAATTACAAGATCTTTAAAAGGAAATAATATTTTTACAAACATTAATGTACTTATTTAAAATAATTTACAGTTTTTAGAAAATTTGTAGATTTCCTGTAAAATCAACTGTTACttttgtataaaaatttgtaaaataattctcagaaaaaaaaacattaattaataaaattgcaTGTCCATTTACACTTAATAATAATCATCAAAAATCTTTTTAAGATAATACATAATAATTATATAGTTTAAATACTGGAATTAATTATTGCTCATCAGTAGTTGTTGATTGCTTGGCTAGTTTGAACTGAGATCACCGTCGTCGCTATGTgtaattagctactgtgtaccactCTCTGAGCCTAGTAGTCATcattaagtggggatcacttagctactgtgtatcGTGTTCTGAAGCCAGTGGGCGTCACTGTTGTCAGTAGGTGGGGATCATTTGGCTACTGTGTATCTTGTTTTGGGGCCACTGGtcgtcacagttgtcagtaagtgaggatcacttagctactgtgtaccgtgttttgAGGCCACTGGTCGTCACAGTTGTTGGTTAGTTGGGGTCACTTAGATATTGTGCACCGTGTTTTGAGGCCACTGGTCGTCGCAGTCGTAATTAAGTAGGGATCACTTAACTACTGTGTACCGTTTTCTCAATACAGTGTGGTTGCAACCCACAAAAGTTTGTtgactcgcaccatcacgaggcttcctagtggtcgtcgtgtataaagagaaagaaggtttagaagaggagagaaagggtgcgcctatagtcatgacccatcaacaaatggtcatcttccaACCTCGCACCTCTTCAAACAATGAATAATcacaatatattatgaatattttaGTAACCGTTTAAAGATAAAGAAAAAAACTAGTGTGTATCTCCTGAGTAAATTATGGCAATCATATAAATAGCATTTATATCATCTTAATTGCAATtaatttttaaacaaaatattaattcatataaaaaTTAAAAGTATTATATAAAGTTGTGTATAATTCTTAAAGAAACTTTAAAATATCTTAAATACTTATGTCAGTTTTGTATAATAAACAAATAACAAAATTATAAGAAAATTTAACAAAATCATAAGTAGACGTTAATAAATATATTTGTCATAAGTATAATTTGTAAAACTTTTTAGTAGAATATCTAATAATTATAACAGATATATACGTGAATTCATTCTTCATCATAAGTAATTGGTGACTTGGCTACTCTGAACTGAGATCACAATAGTCGGTATGTTTAATTAGCTACTGTGTACTAAGTTCTGAGCCCAGTAGTCATCATTAAGTGGGGATCAATTAGCTACTGTGCACTGTATTCTAAGGTCACAggtcgtcacacagtcatcagttAGTAGGGATCacctagctactgtgcaccgtgttccgAAGCCAATagtcttcacacagttatcagtaAATTGGGATtatttagctactgtgcaccgtgttctcaGGCCAGTGGTCAACACAGTTGTCAGTAAGTTGGGACTAAACAATTAAGTGTGCcttactacaccagagtgcttTGCTGCACCCGAGCGCCTCACTGGACCAGAGCGCCTCACTGGACCAGAGCGCCTCGCTGGACCAGAGCGCCTCGCTGCACCCGAGCGCCTCACTAAACCAGAGCGCCTCGCTGCACCAGAGCGCCTCGCTGCACCAGAGCGCCTCACTGGACTAGAGCGCCTCAGTGGACCAGAGCGCCTCGCTGCACCCGAGCGCCTCACTGGACCAGAGCGCCTCACTGGACCAGAGCGCCTCGCTGCACCAGAGCGCCTCACTGGACCAGAGCGCCTCGCTGCACCAGAGCACCTCACTGGACCAGAGCGCCTCGCTGCGCCCGAGCGCCTCACTGGACCAGAGCGCCTCACTGGACCAGAGCGCCTCGCTGCACCTGAGTGCCTCGCTGCACCCGAGCGCCTCACTGGACCAGAGCGCCTCACTGGACCAGAGCGCCTTGCTGCACCAGAGCCCCTCACTGGACCAGAGCGCCTCACTGCACCCGAGCGCCTCACTGGACCAGAGCGCCTCGCTGCACCCGAGCGCCTCACTGGACCAGAGCGCCTCGCTGCACCCGAGCGCCTCACTGGACCAGAGCGCCTCGCTGCACCCGAGCGCCTCACTGGACCAGAGCGCCTCGCTGCACCCGAGCGCCTCACTGGACCAGAGCGCCTCGCTGCACCAGAGCGCCTCACTGGACCAGAGCGCCTCGCTGCACCAGAGCGCCTCACTGGACCAGAGCGCCTCGCTGCACCAGAGCGCCTCACTGGACCAGAGCGCCTCGCTGCACCAGAGCGCCTCGCTGGACCAGAGTGCCTTGCTGCACCCGAGCGCCTCACTGGACCAATGGTCGTCACACAGTCGTAagtagggatcacttagctactgtgtaccgtgttctgaggccactggtcttcacagtcgtcagtaagtggggatcacctTGCTACTGTGTAGCTAAGCCGTccccctgcccgaaacgcttgcataaaagtggctttaggcattgtatgtactagctctatctataagtccatcaatgtttgtatctcaccatgtaaagtaaagtaaaaatgtccaaagagctggcaagcaggggtTGGAAGAACAGGGCGAcgatgcagaaatcttgagcgaggaactggagacgaggtgaagaggggagatgaatgatcggtggcccaaccaccgcgggTTTGAACTTGAGTAGAGTGAAGTAGGGTTGAGTGGGGCGTCATTTGCAGTACACACAGGGTCCGGGTTCCCAAGCAGCTGGCAGTTGATGGTAGTTGAAGGTTGATTACGTCATTGGTTTACTTCTTTCTTGATGGTTGCAGCAAACTCTGATCTTTGGTCTTCGTCTTCTGCTTGTTCTTCTTGGCGGTCCGACTTCGTGTTGACATTGTTGTGCTGTCATTGgaggttgttggtgtagtgtcgtgAAGGAAATCGGCAGCTGAGAAGTGATATTTCCGTGAAGGTGGAGGTGGCGTTCCCACAGAGACATTCTCATCTGCTGAGTCAGATGAGTACATACCAGGAGATGTGGGTCGTGGAAGTAAAGCTCCCGATGGTTTAGTAGCAACAGCGGGACTTATTGCAGGTGTAGAAGGTTCAGTGGATGTATGTACTGTGGGTGGAGATGTAGCAGGAGATGGTGGATAAGAAGTCGTCGGCTTCTGGGTTGCTGCCGTAACAGGAGCAGGTGTTGCAGCTGCAGTAGGTTCAGtaacgttcacagtaatgtccgaGACCGGACCAGGAGCTGGAGCATCATCCGACAATGGGTTTGAAGGGTCGGGGACTAGTACAATGGTCCCTGAAGATTTGAGAGGAAGAGGTGCTGGGTGGCTTTCCTGGGTTGAAGATTTATTGTCAGTTCGTTCTTGAATttctctcaccttgtatgtatgcactttacctgaataaacatttgatttgatttgttctGAGGCTAATGgtcgtcacagtcgtcagtaattggggatcacttagctactgtgcaccttgtTCTGGGCCACTGatcgtcacagtcgtcagtaactacggatcacttagctactgtgtaccgtgttctgagaccagtgtggttacaacccacaggagtttggtgactcgcaccatcacgaggcttcctagtggtcgtcgtgtataaagagaaagaagggttagaagaggagagaaagggtgcgcctatagtcatgacccatcaacaaatggtcatcttccagcatcgcacttctctcgaaacaatgaATAAACGCAATATATTGTTAATATTATAGTTACcctttaaaaatgaaaaacaaaaccaaaactaCTGCCTATCTTGTGAGTGTGGGAAAACAAGCAACTAAGTAAGTTAATATCTTCTTAATTACACATacttaaaaaattttaatttatatacatattaggttaaatatataaaattatttcGGTTTCTTAAAACATTTTTTTATAAAGTCAATTGTTCGTTTTGTATAAAAACTTTAATAAATGTTTTCTGAAAAATAAATAACATTAATGAATAAACTTGCTTCTAattcctcagaaacgtcctaaaTAGACCGAGACATACACAAACTCATCAACCTGATCGACGATtcacctcctgctccgtcctttacatgacccctcttctctaatataccactactcaaatcaccaatcttccaactatagcctcctaactcttctccccctCTTTAGTGGGGGGAGGGACCagctagctcccgttttctggtgccttgggtggggcaCGATGATGATTAGCAGAtctaagaccacatctggtgtgagcctccagggcacacccagctgagggctgctatcTCCATGGGTGCTCAGAAAGACGAAACGTTGTCACaaagatccgattccttgcctcatttgcctagtctggtcataacgatttcaatgccatgcagctgggtctagccctggcactttacctcatactgaaaacccttcctctcaaccccactaattcttcccctatccccacttccacgctcacccaaatagggtatcttgacctatatttaattcattcattcatgcttatacacaataataatttataaataaatttatataaataaatatatataaataaatataaatataaaaaaattatggaTAATACCTTATAATTATCAAACTTATATACAGAAATTGATTATTACTCATCAGTAGTTGGTGATGGCTTGGCTACTCTAAACTGAGGTCACAGTCGTCACTATGTGTAATTAACTACTGTGTACCACGTTCTGAGTCCAGTAGTCGTCAtttagtggggatcacttagcttctatacaccgtgttctgaggccactggtcgacacacagtcatcagtaagtacggatcacttagctactgtgcaccttgttctgaggccagttgccgtcacagttgtcagtaagtggggatcacttagctactgtgcaccttgttctgaggcagtggtcgtcacagttgtgattgggggatcacttagctactgtgtaccgtgttctgcgTCCACTGGTCATCAGTAAGTGGGAATCACTTAGCTGCTATGCACCGTGTTCTAAGGCCAGTGGTCGTCGCAGTTGTAATTAGGAATAGCTtacctactgtgtaccgtgttctcagTCCACTGGTCATCAGTAAGTGGAGATCACTTAACGACTGTGCACCGTCTTTTGAGGCCACAGGTCGTCACAGTTGACAATAagtagggatcacttagctactgtgtacctaaGTCGTCCCCCGCCCACCTGcctaaacgctttgcgtaatagtggtttaggcattgtatgtactagctctatctataagtccatcaatgtttgtatctcaccttgtatgtatgtactttacctgaataaacatttgatttgatttgtacCGTGTTCTGGGGCCACTGGtcatcagtaagtggggatcacttatctactgtgtaccgtgttctgaggccactggtcgtcacacagtcatcagtaagtagggatcacttacctactgtgcaccgtgttctgaggccagttGTCAGTTAGTAgatatcacttagctactgtgtaccgtatTCTCAGGCCACGGGTCGTCATCAGTAAATAGGGAGCTCTGAGCTACTGTGCACCGTATTCTGAGGCCATTGGTTATCACACAGTCAGTAAGTGGGGATtatttagctactgtgcaccgtgttctgaggcTATTGGTGGTCACTGTCGTCAGAAAGTGGGAATCACTTAGCTACTATGTACCATGTTCTaaggccagtggtcgtcacagtcgtcagtaattGGGGAatacttagctactgtgtaccgtgttctgatgcCAGTGGTCGTCAGAGTCgttagtaagtggggatcacttagccactgtgcaccgtgttctgaggccactggtcgtcacacagtcatcagtaagtagggatcacttagctactgtgcaccgtgttctgaggccagttgtcgtcacagttgtcagtaagtaGATATCACTTAGccactgtgcaccgtgttctgaggccactggtcgtcacacagtcatcCGTAAGtaaggatcacttagctactgtgtaccgtgttctgaggccactggtcgtcacacagtcatcagtaagtagggatcactgagctactgtgcaccgtgttctgaggccagttgtcgtcacagttgtcagtaagtagatatcacttagctactgtgtgcCGTGTTTTGAGGCCCAATGGTCGTCACAGTTGttggtaagtggggatcacttagctactgtgtaccgtgttctgagaccagtgtggttgcaacccacaggagtttggtgactcgcaccatcacgaggcttcctagtggtcgtcgtgtataaagagaaagaaggtttagaagaggagagaaagggtgcgcctatagtcatgacccatcaacaaatggtcatcttcATCGCACTTCTCTCGAAATAATGAATGAACACCATATATTGTGAATATAATTGTCACCCTTAAAAGATTGATAAAAAACCAACCCTACAGTCTTCCTCAAGTGTGACGGAGCACAGTCATATAAATAGCATTTATATCTTCCTAATACCAATcaatttatactaaaaatattatTTCCTAtcaaaaattaaatattatatataaaataataatttgtcGTAAAAGCATTttaaaaattatatttaaattatttattaattttgtataaaaattggaaaaattaaaaaaaaagaataaaaatgTCCTGTAAATGTCATTGTCACTAACAGAACTTGTATGTAATACCTATTATATGAtagttaaataaataatttattatggCTTTGCTGCTCTGAACTGAGATCACGGTCTACGACATGCGTAATTATCCACTGCGTACCACGTTCTGAGCCCATTAGTCGTCATTAAGTGGGGGATCACTtaactactgtgtaccgtgttcggaGACCACTGGTCGTCAGTAAGTAGGAATCACTTAGCTATTGTGCACCGTGTTTTGAAGGCACTGTCATCAGTAAGTTGTCATCTCTTAGCTACTGTGCGCCTTGTTCTGACGCCACTGGTCGTTACAGTCGTCATTAAGTAGGAATCACTTACCTACTGTGCACTGTGTTTTGAGGTCACTGTCATCAGTTTGGATCACATAGTTACTGTGCACCGCGTTCTCAGGCTAgtggtcgtcacacagtcattagtaagtggggatcacttagctactatgTACCGTTTTGAGGCCAGTGTGGTTGCAACCCACAGGAGTTTGGTGACACGCATCATCACGAGGCTTCCTAATGGTCGTGTGTATAAAGAgtgtgacagtaatctctttcaagagagattttagcctgctccttcctacatCGCGTTACTTCTATACGTCTGCAACATCAAGATACCACATTCACGAGTATACAAGTGGAATAACAGACGTCTCTCTGGGAGTACACTACCCAACTCTTACTCCTCACCCCCATCCCTCACTGTCGCCGCACCACCTAgtcaatcaccaaactaccacttcaaGCCAACACTTtccccattggtgaatcagcgactcCAGCGCCATCTGCACCCGCCTATATATATAGTCTTGCAcgagcagttggcctcagaataCTCCCGTGCTCTGGAGCTGACACTTCTATCTATCATACTTCTCGTATATTAGTAGAGGTTCCAGCCagcccaatattctcagcaccatttactaattttgtcttgcttattgtagagtaacgtaatcattattttattttatattgtgttttgtctttttgcataTGTTTTTGATCCGCACTGTACATGGCCAAGGGATTACCTTTATTTTGTTTCTATTTGTTcaaagtaaattaaag
The Procambarus clarkii isolate CNS0578487 chromosome 60, FALCON_Pclarkii_2.0, whole genome shotgun sequence genome window above contains:
- the LOC123753477 gene encoding uro-adherence factor A-like is translated as MKLKIELAKIEREQQKEALQLKKEEAALRKEEQEREIALKEREIAILQCFAAPERLTGPERLTGPERLAGPERLAAPERLTKPERLAAPERLAAPERLTGLERLSGPERLAAPERLTGPERLTGPERLAAPERLTGPERLAAPEHLTGPERLAAPERLTGPERLTGPERLAAPECLAAPERLTGPERLTGPERLAAPEPLTGPERLTAPERLTGPERLAAPERLTGPERLAAPERLTGPERLAAPERLTGPERLAAPERLTGPERLAAPERLTGPERLAAPERLTGPERLAAPERLTGPERLAAPERLAGPECLAAPERLTGPMVVTQS